Proteins encoded by one window of Mus musculus strain C57BL/6J chromosome 10, GRCm38.p6 C57BL/6J:
- the Nhsl1 gene encoding NHS-like protein 1 isoform X7: MVVFINAKIKSFFKLFKKKTVSNLDEESRWTVHYTAPWHQQENVFLPATRPPCVEDLHRQAKLNLKSVLRECDKLRQDGCRSSQYYSQGPTFAAGSSPCDDYQDEDTEADRKCSLSSSEEERFIGIRRPKTPTSGDFSDLHTQTNWTKSLPLPTPEEKTRQQAQTVQADVVPINITASATGQDDDGSAHSLYVPDHYSTLGRLDSYRSTGQCLETRDTSCQTEDVKVIPPSMRRIRAHKGVGVAAQMSHLSGSSGNMSVLSDSAGVVFPSRLSNDTGFHSLPRTGPRASTYSLEGRMGALGSTEDTDDTSPYQGGSLQGHENFAHLGGASSTGMLSRPKSQQLRFLESPACVVSPHAAYSTSVIPNATLLSSSEVIVIHTAQSAGQLDSRTPGSSSYSKIKPRDRPTPRCSVKDDHQSPRHHWNEGHLIHSRALASSVPGATTLLSLHDSEVSLNAPANRENGSQAILYHCRNNPSFPDHPSDVDGKSECSYSGDRGCGSSEPWEYKTSSNGRASPLKPHLATPGCSTPTSNVSSCSLDQTSLKGDTRSLCSEDHDGYYTTTHEAGNLYTLSDGLGNPRHSMVNVFDGRAQRSQGDQAAHQDKILSRNISLKKAKKPPLPPSRTDSLRRIPKKNNQTNGQVLNESLIASLQHSLQLSLPGKGGSSPSQSPCSDFEEPWLPRSRSQSIVSEGSSLTSTTTPNVYSLCGVTPSQSDTSSVKSEYTDPWGYYIDYTSLQEDPGNPTGGCSANTEAATGNGPVRHIQEGSRVPVPQVPGCSVRPKIASPEKSQRVTSPSSGYSSQSNTPTALTPVPVFLKSMSPANGKGKAKPKVPERKSSLISSMSISSSSTSLSSNTSTEGSGTMKKLDTTLASALAPPPPPLPPLPSPCLADKSPFLPPPPPLADCSEGSPLPPSPMFPPPPPEALVPFCSPTDGCLSPSPTAVSPSLPRSLPPVPAPPPFLPSSEPPPAPPLDPKLMKENRPFFKNSSQSESSREALRRPANKEEGCRPPMPLITTEALQMVQLRPVRKNSGAGAVLFSEPSAQEQRTPTAPQYHLKPSAFLKSRNSINEMESESQAASVTSSLPMPAKSQSQGDHDSAVERGGLPSCSDGAPGPGPSLRTTLLPDSSPSRKPPPISKKPKLFLVVPPPQRDFTAEPTENGSEAFPGVPSPTRAEGEAVRSQEEKSSPASRAGSHATAPTPGSPALEPGTAGSLSSSIVEANVPMVQPNTSPGPTQEESGENSVDGERNAKSCLSQQGREAGLLEPNTAASSSDPVDVSKEEGSDEVLTPTKPRTTEDLFAAIHRSKRKVLGRKDSEDDHTRNHSPSPPVTPTSAAPNLASPKQVGSIQRSIKKSTTSSDNFKALLLKKGSRSDTSARMSAAEMLKSTDPRFQRSRSEPSADSPDSPSSCSPNKNRRAQEEWAKNEGLMPRSLSFSGPRYSRSRTPPSAASSRYSMRNRIQSSPMTVISEGEGEPAEPADNKARRALDATRVCSLDRLTGQEMDQASLLCSEEPASVDGIGRAEGNGPSEQCGGTEQKS; this comes from the exons tgctctctctcttcatctgaaGAAGAAAGATTTATCGGAATCAGGAGACCTAAAACGCCAACCTCAGGTGACTTCTCCGACCTTCATACTCAGACAAACTGGACCAAGTCCCTGCCGCTGCCAACACCAGAAGAGAAGACGCGGCAGCAAGCCCAGACGGTCCAGGCTGACGTGGTTCCTATAAACATAACTG CATCAGCCACTGGCCAAGATGATGATGGTAGTGCCCATTCGCTGTACGTCCCAGACCACTACTCTACGTTAGGAAGGCTTGATAGTTATCGGTCCACCGGGCAATGCTTGGAAACCAGGGACACCAGCTGTCAGACCGAAGACGTGAAGGTCATCCCACCATCAATGAGAAGGATCAGGGCTCACAAGGGGGTAGGCGTTGCTGCCCAGATGAGCCACCTCTCAGGTTCCTCAGGCAACATGTCTGTGCTGAGTGACTCAGCCGGTGTTGTGTTCCCATCTCGCCTCAGTAACGATACTGGTTTCCACAGTCTTCCACGTACCGGCCCGAGAGCAAGCACCTATTCACTGGAGGGAAGGATGGGTGCCCTGGGCTCTACTGAAGATACGGATGACACTTCTCCCTACCAGGGGGGTAGCTTACAGGGGCATGAAAACTTTGCGCATTTAGGAGGTGCGTCGAGTACTGGGATGCTTTCGAGGCCCAAATCCCAGCAGTTGAGGTTTTTGGAGAGTCCAGCATGTGTGGTTTCACCTCATGCAGCCTACTCTACCAGTGTCATCCCAAATGCCACGCTACTGTCCTCTTCAGAGGTTATTGTCATTCACACTGCTCAGAGTGCAGGACAGCTGGACAGTAGAACACCCGGTTCATCTTCATATTCAAAAATAAAACCCAGAGACCGTCCCACACCCAGATGTTCTGTGAAAGATGACCATCAGTCCCCCCGTCATCACTGGAACGAGGGTCATCTCATTCATTCACGGGCTTTAGCCTCCTCTGTCCCTGGTGCCACCACGCTGTTATCCCTCCATGATTCAGAGGTCTCTCTAAATGCCCCAGCAAACAGGGAAAATGGATCCCAAGCCATACTCTATCATTGTAGAAACAACCCAAGCTTTCCTGACCACCCTTCAGATGTGGATGGCAAGAGCGAGTGTAGTTATtcgggggacaggggatgtggcAGTTCTGAGCCCTGGGAATATAAAACCTCCAGCAATGGGCGGGCATCCCCACTGAAGCCACACCTGGCCACTCCTGGTTGCTCTACTCCCACAAGTAACGTGAGCAGCTGCAGTTTGGACCAAACATCTCTCAAGGGTGATACCAGGTCCCTGTGTTCAGAGGACCATGATGGTTACTATACTACCACTCACGAGGCTGGGAACCTGTACACTCTCAGTGATGGCTTGGGGAACCCCAGGCACAGCATGGTCAATGTTTTTGATGGAAGGGCTCAGAGAAGCCAAGGGGATCAGGCCGCTCACCAGGATAAAATCCTTTCGAGAAACATCTCtctgaagaaagcaaagaaaccaCCCCTGCCACCATCCCGGACCGATTCTCTGCGAAGGATTCCCAAAAAGAACAACCAGACAAACGGTCAGGTGCTCAATGAGAGCCTGATCGCCTCGCTCCAGCATTCACTGCAGCTAAGCCTCCCTGGCAAGGGCGGCAGCTCCCCTTCCCAGAGCCCCTGCAGTGACTTTGAGGAACCCTGGCTCCCCAGGTCCAGAAGCCAGAGCATTGTTAGCGAGGGTAGTAGCTTGACCTCCACCACCACTCCCAACGTGTATTCTCTGTGTGGGGTCACTCCGTCCCAGAGCGACACAAGTAGCGTCAAGTCGGAATACACGGACCCTTGGGGTTACTACATTGACTACACGAGCTTGCAGGAAGATCCAGGGAACCCCACCGGGGGCTGCTCAGCCAACACTGAGGCAGCAACTGGAAACGGGCCAGTACGCCACATCCAGGAGGGGTCGAGAGTCCCAGTGCCCCAAGTGCCGGGCTGCTCAGTTAGACCAAAGATCGCCTCACCAGAGAAGTCACAGAGAGTCACCTCTCCATCCAGTGGGTATTCTAGCCAGTCGAATACACCCACAGCACTCACCCCTGTGCCTGTGTTTTTAAAATCAATGTCACCAGCAAATGGAAAGGGGAAGGCCAAGCCCAAGGTACCAGAAAGAAAATCGTCTCTGATCTCTTCTATGTCCATCTCATCATCGtccacttctctctcttctaATACTTCTACCGAAGGAAGTGGGACCATGAAGAAACTGGATACAACCCTGGCCTCGGcccttgcccctccccctcctcctcttccccctctgcctTCTCCGTGTCTGGCAGACAAGTCCCCTTTtcttccaccacctcctcctctagCAGATTGCTCCGAGGGCTCTCCTCTGCCGCCCTCTCCCATGTTCCCCCCTCCACCACCAGAAGCCCTTGTTCCCTTCTGCTCCCCCACCGACGGgtgcctttctccttctcccacaGCAGTTAGCCCCTCTCTTCCAAGATCCTTGCCTCCTGTGCCAGCACCTCCACCTTTCTTGCCCTCATCAGAACCCCCGCCCGCTCCGCCTCTGGACCCCAAACTCATGAAAGAAAACAGGCCCTTTTTCAAAAACTCTAGCCAGTCCGAATCCTCTAGGGAGGCCCTCAGGCGGCCTGCCAACAAGGAGGAGGGCTGCCGACCCCCCATGCCCCTGATCAccacagaagctttgcagatgGTGCAGTTGAGGCCAGTGAGGAAGAACTCAGGTGCCGGGGCAGTCCTGTTTTCTGAACCATCAGCTCAGGAACAACGAACTCCGACTGCTCCACAGTATCACTTAAAGCCATCTGCTTTCCTCAAATCCCGAAATAGCATAAATGAAATGGAGAGTGAAAGCCAGGCTGCCTCTGTGACGAGCTCGCTTCCGATGCCTGCCAAGAGCCAGAGTCAGGGTGACCATGACAGTGCAGTAGAGCGTGGCGGCCTTCCGAGCTGCAGCGATGGAGCTCCAGGCCCGGGTCCCAGCCTCAGGACCACTCTGCTCCCAGACTCTTCACCCAGCAGGAAGCCACCCCCCATCTCTAAGAAGCCCAAACTGTTCCTGGTGGTACCACCTCCGCAGAGAGATTTCACAGCGGAGCCCACAGAGAACGGGAGCGAAGCTTTCCCAGGCGTGCCCAGCCCTACCAGGGCAGAGGGGGAAGCTGTGCGGAGCCAAGAGGAGAAATCCAGCCCAGCATCCCGAGCTGGCTCTCATGCTACGGCCCCCACCCCCGGCAGTCCGGCTCTAGAACCGGGAACTGCAGGGTCCTTATCCTCTAGCATTGTGGAAGCCAATGTCCCCATGGTCCAACCTAATACATCACCGGGCCCCACACAGGAAGAGTCAGGCGAGAACAGTGTGGATGGTGAGAGAAATGCGAAGAGCTGCCTGTCTCAACAGGGCAGAGAAG cTGGCTTGCTGGAACCCAACACAGCTGCTTCCTCTTCAGACCCCGTGGATGTATCTAAGGAAGAGGGAAGCGATGAGGTGCTGACTCCGACTAAACCCAGGACAACAGAAGACCTGTTTGCAGCCATTCACAG atCTAAAAGGAAAGTCCTTGGCCGGAAAGACTCAGAAGACGATCACACTCGAAATCACTCTCCCTCCCCGCCTGTGACACCCACGAGTGCTGCCCCTAACCTGGCCTCTCCAAAGCAAGTAGGGTCTATCCAGAGAAGCATAAAAAAGAGCACTACCAGCAGTGACAACTTCAAAGCTCTGCTGCTAAAGAAGGGGAGTCGCTCGGACACCAGCGCTCGCATGTCAGCGGCTGAGATGCTCAAGTCTACGGACCCTCGCTTCCAGAGATCTAGGTCGGAGCCTTCGGCAGACAGCCCGGACAGCCCATCCAGCTGCTCCCCCAACAAGAACAGGAGAGCTCAGGAAGAGTGGGCCAAGAACGAAGGCCTGATGCCTCGGAGTCTGTCCTTTTCGGGCCCTCGGTACAGCCGCAGCAGGACGCCACCCTCTGCGGCCAGCAGCAGGTACAGCATGCGGAACCGCATCCAGAGCAGCCCCATGACCGTCATCTccgagggagagggagaacctgCTGAGCCAGCGGACAACAAAGCACGCAGGGCCCTGGATGCTACCAGGGTGTGCTCTCTGGACAGACTGACGGGTCAGGAGATGGACCAGGCCAGCCTCCTCTGTAGCGAGGAGCCTGCCTCTGTGGATGGGATAGGAAGGGCTGAGGGCAACGGTCCCTCGGAGCAGTGTGGGGGTACGGAACAGAAGAGTTAG
- the Nhsl1 gene encoding NHS-like protein 1 isoform 2 (isoform 2 is encoded by transcript variant 2) — MVVFINAKIKSFFKLFKKKTVSNLDEESRWTVHYTAPWHQQENVFLPATRPPCVEDLHRQAKLNLKSVLRECDKLRQDGCRSSQYYSQGPTFAAGSSPCDDYQDEDTEADRKCSLSSSEEERFIGIRRPKTPTSGDFSDLHTQTNWTKSLPLPTPEEKTRQQAQTVQADVVPINITGENFDRQASLRRSLIYTDTLVRRPKKVKRRKTISGIPDIIQKELASATGQDDDGSAHSLYVPDHYSTLGRLDSYRSTGQCLETRDTSCQTEDVKVIPPSMRRIRAHKGVGVAAQMSHLSGSSGNMSVLSDSAGVVFPSRLSNDTGFHSLPRTGPRASTYSLEGRMGALGSTEDTDDTSPYQGGSLQGHENFAHLGGASSTGMLSRPKSQQLRFLESPACVVSPHAAYSTSVIPNATLLSSSEVIVIHTAQSAGQLDSRTPGSSSYSKIKPRDRPTPRCSVKDDHQSPRHHWNEGHLIHSRALASSVPGATTLLSLHDSEVSLNAPANRENGSQAILYHCRNNPSFPDHPSDVDGKSECSYSGDRGCGSSEPWEYKTSSNGRASPLKPHLATPGCSTPTSNVSSCSLDQTSLKGDTRSLCSEDHDGYYTTTHEAGNLYTLSDGLGNPRHSMVNVFDGRAQRSQGDQAAHQDKILSRNISLKKAKKPPLPPSRTDSLRRIPKKNNQTNGQVLNESLIASLQHSLQLSLPGKGGSSPSQSPCSDFEEPWLPRSRSQSIVSEGSSLTSTTTPNVYSLCGVTPSQSDTSSVKSEYTDPWGYYIDYTSLQEDPGNPTGGCSANTEAATGNGPVRHIQEGSRVPVPQVPGCSVRPKIASPEKSQRVTSPSSGYSSQSNTPTALTPVPVFLKSMSPANGKGKAKPKVPERKSSLISSMSISSSSTSLSSNTSTEGSGTMKKLDTTLASALAPPPPPLPPLPSPCLADKSPFLPPPPPLADCSEGSPLPPSPMFPPPPPEALVPFCSPTDGCLSPSPTAVSPSLPRSLPPVPAPPPFLPSSEPPPAPPLDPKLMKENRPFFKNSSQSESSREALRRPANKEEGCRPPMPLITTEALQMVQLRPVRKNSGAGAVLFSEPSAQEQRTPTAPQYHLKPSAFLKSRNSINEMESESQAASVTSSLPMPAKSQSQGDHDSAVERGGLPSCSDGAPGPGPSLRTTLLPDSSPSRKPPPISKKPKLFLVVPPPQRDFTAEPTENGSEAFPGVPSPTRAEGEAVRSQEEKSSPASRAGSHATAPTPGSPALEPGTAGSLSSSIVEANVPMVQPNTSPGPTQEESGENSVDGERNAKSCLSQQGREAGLLEPNTAASSSDPVDVSKEEGSDEVLTPTKPRTTEDLFAAIHRSKRKVLGRKDSEDDHTRNHSPSPPVTPTSAAPNLASPKQVGSIQRSIKKSTTSSDNFKALLLKKGSRSDTSARMSAAEMLKSTDPRFQRSRSEPSADSPDSPSSCSPNKNRRAQEEWAKNEGLMPRSLSFSGPRYSRSRTPPSAASSRYSMRNRIQSSPMTVISEGEGEPAEPADNKARRALDATRVCSLDRLTGQEMDQASLLCSEEPASVDGIGRAEGNGPSEQCGGTEQKS, encoded by the exons tgctctctctcttcatctgaaGAAGAAAGATTTATCGGAATCAGGAGACCTAAAACGCCAACCTCAGGTGACTTCTCCGACCTTCATACTCAGACAAACTGGACCAAGTCCCTGCCGCTGCCAACACCAGAAGAGAAGACGCGGCAGCAAGCCCAGACGGTCCAGGCTGACGTGGTTCCTATAAACATAACTG GGGAGAATTTCGATCGTCAGGCCAGCCTTCGGCGGTCTCTAATTTACACAGACACTCTGGTAAGACGACCGAAGAAAGTCAAAAGGAGAAAGACAATTTCAGGAATCCCTGACATCATTCAGAAGGAGCTAG CATCAGCCACTGGCCAAGATGATGATGGTAGTGCCCATTCGCTGTACGTCCCAGACCACTACTCTACGTTAGGAAGGCTTGATAGTTATCGGTCCACCGGGCAATGCTTGGAAACCAGGGACACCAGCTGTCAGACCGAAGACGTGAAGGTCATCCCACCATCAATGAGAAGGATCAGGGCTCACAAGGGGGTAGGCGTTGCTGCCCAGATGAGCCACCTCTCAGGTTCCTCAGGCAACATGTCTGTGCTGAGTGACTCAGCCGGTGTTGTGTTCCCATCTCGCCTCAGTAACGATACTGGTTTCCACAGTCTTCCACGTACCGGCCCGAGAGCAAGCACCTATTCACTGGAGGGAAGGATGGGTGCCCTGGGCTCTACTGAAGATACGGATGACACTTCTCCCTACCAGGGGGGTAGCTTACAGGGGCATGAAAACTTTGCGCATTTAGGAGGTGCGTCGAGTACTGGGATGCTTTCGAGGCCCAAATCCCAGCAGTTGAGGTTTTTGGAGAGTCCAGCATGTGTGGTTTCACCTCATGCAGCCTACTCTACCAGTGTCATCCCAAATGCCACGCTACTGTCCTCTTCAGAGGTTATTGTCATTCACACTGCTCAGAGTGCAGGACAGCTGGACAGTAGAACACCCGGTTCATCTTCATATTCAAAAATAAAACCCAGAGACCGTCCCACACCCAGATGTTCTGTGAAAGATGACCATCAGTCCCCCCGTCATCACTGGAACGAGGGTCATCTCATTCATTCACGGGCTTTAGCCTCCTCTGTCCCTGGTGCCACCACGCTGTTATCCCTCCATGATTCAGAGGTCTCTCTAAATGCCCCAGCAAACAGGGAAAATGGATCCCAAGCCATACTCTATCATTGTAGAAACAACCCAAGCTTTCCTGACCACCCTTCAGATGTGGATGGCAAGAGCGAGTGTAGTTATtcgggggacaggggatgtggcAGTTCTGAGCCCTGGGAATATAAAACCTCCAGCAATGGGCGGGCATCCCCACTGAAGCCACACCTGGCCACTCCTGGTTGCTCTACTCCCACAAGTAACGTGAGCAGCTGCAGTTTGGACCAAACATCTCTCAAGGGTGATACCAGGTCCCTGTGTTCAGAGGACCATGATGGTTACTATACTACCACTCACGAGGCTGGGAACCTGTACACTCTCAGTGATGGCTTGGGGAACCCCAGGCACAGCATGGTCAATGTTTTTGATGGAAGGGCTCAGAGAAGCCAAGGGGATCAGGCCGCTCACCAGGATAAAATCCTTTCGAGAAACATCTCtctgaagaaagcaaagaaaccaCCCCTGCCACCATCCCGGACCGATTCTCTGCGAAGGATTCCCAAAAAGAACAACCAGACAAACGGTCAGGTGCTCAATGAGAGCCTGATCGCCTCGCTCCAGCATTCACTGCAGCTAAGCCTCCCTGGCAAGGGCGGCAGCTCCCCTTCCCAGAGCCCCTGCAGTGACTTTGAGGAACCCTGGCTCCCCAGGTCCAGAAGCCAGAGCATTGTTAGCGAGGGTAGTAGCTTGACCTCCACCACCACTCCCAACGTGTATTCTCTGTGTGGGGTCACTCCGTCCCAGAGCGACACAAGTAGCGTCAAGTCGGAATACACGGACCCTTGGGGTTACTACATTGACTACACGAGCTTGCAGGAAGATCCAGGGAACCCCACCGGGGGCTGCTCAGCCAACACTGAGGCAGCAACTGGAAACGGGCCAGTACGCCACATCCAGGAGGGGTCGAGAGTCCCAGTGCCCCAAGTGCCGGGCTGCTCAGTTAGACCAAAGATCGCCTCACCAGAGAAGTCACAGAGAGTCACCTCTCCATCCAGTGGGTATTCTAGCCAGTCGAATACACCCACAGCACTCACCCCTGTGCCTGTGTTTTTAAAATCAATGTCACCAGCAAATGGAAAGGGGAAGGCCAAGCCCAAGGTACCAGAAAGAAAATCGTCTCTGATCTCTTCTATGTCCATCTCATCATCGtccacttctctctcttctaATACTTCTACCGAAGGAAGTGGGACCATGAAGAAACTGGATACAACCCTGGCCTCGGcccttgcccctccccctcctcctcttccccctctgcctTCTCCGTGTCTGGCAGACAAGTCCCCTTTtcttccaccacctcctcctctagCAGATTGCTCCGAGGGCTCTCCTCTGCCGCCCTCTCCCATGTTCCCCCCTCCACCACCAGAAGCCCTTGTTCCCTTCTGCTCCCCCACCGACGGgtgcctttctccttctcccacaGCAGTTAGCCCCTCTCTTCCAAGATCCTTGCCTCCTGTGCCAGCACCTCCACCTTTCTTGCCCTCATCAGAACCCCCGCCCGCTCCGCCTCTGGACCCCAAACTCATGAAAGAAAACAGGCCCTTTTTCAAAAACTCTAGCCAGTCCGAATCCTCTAGGGAGGCCCTCAGGCGGCCTGCCAACAAGGAGGAGGGCTGCCGACCCCCCATGCCCCTGATCAccacagaagctttgcagatgGTGCAGTTGAGGCCAGTGAGGAAGAACTCAGGTGCCGGGGCAGTCCTGTTTTCTGAACCATCAGCTCAGGAACAACGAACTCCGACTGCTCCACAGTATCACTTAAAGCCATCTGCTTTCCTCAAATCCCGAAATAGCATAAATGAAATGGAGAGTGAAAGCCAGGCTGCCTCTGTGACGAGCTCGCTTCCGATGCCTGCCAAGAGCCAGAGTCAGGGTGACCATGACAGTGCAGTAGAGCGTGGCGGCCTTCCGAGCTGCAGCGATGGAGCTCCAGGCCCGGGTCCCAGCCTCAGGACCACTCTGCTCCCAGACTCTTCACCCAGCAGGAAGCCACCCCCCATCTCTAAGAAGCCCAAACTGTTCCTGGTGGTACCACCTCCGCAGAGAGATTTCACAGCGGAGCCCACAGAGAACGGGAGCGAAGCTTTCCCAGGCGTGCCCAGCCCTACCAGGGCAGAGGGGGAAGCTGTGCGGAGCCAAGAGGAGAAATCCAGCCCAGCATCCCGAGCTGGCTCTCATGCTACGGCCCCCACCCCCGGCAGTCCGGCTCTAGAACCGGGAACTGCAGGGTCCTTATCCTCTAGCATTGTGGAAGCCAATGTCCCCATGGTCCAACCTAATACATCACCGGGCCCCACACAGGAAGAGTCAGGCGAGAACAGTGTGGATGGTGAGAGAAATGCGAAGAGCTGCCTGTCTCAACAGGGCAGAGAAG cTGGCTTGCTGGAACCCAACACAGCTGCTTCCTCTTCAGACCCCGTGGATGTATCTAAGGAAGAGGGAAGCGATGAGGTGCTGACTCCGACTAAACCCAGGACAACAGAAGACCTGTTTGCAGCCATTCACAG atCTAAAAGGAAAGTCCTTGGCCGGAAAGACTCAGAAGACGATCACACTCGAAATCACTCTCCCTCCCCGCCTGTGACACCCACGAGTGCTGCCCCTAACCTGGCCTCTCCAAAGCAAGTAGGGTCTATCCAGAGAAGCATAAAAAAGAGCACTACCAGCAGTGACAACTTCAAAGCTCTGCTGCTAAAGAAGGGGAGTCGCTCGGACACCAGCGCTCGCATGTCAGCGGCTGAGATGCTCAAGTCTACGGACCCTCGCTTCCAGAGATCTAGGTCGGAGCCTTCGGCAGACAGCCCGGACAGCCCATCCAGCTGCTCCCCCAACAAGAACAGGAGAGCTCAGGAAGAGTGGGCCAAGAACGAAGGCCTGATGCCTCGGAGTCTGTCCTTTTCGGGCCCTCGGTACAGCCGCAGCAGGACGCCACCCTCTGCGGCCAGCAGCAGGTACAGCATGCGGAACCGCATCCAGAGCAGCCCCATGACCGTCATCTccgagggagagggagaacctgCTGAGCCAGCGGACAACAAAGCACGCAGGGCCCTGGATGCTACCAGGGTGTGCTCTCTGGACAGACTGACGGGTCAGGAGATGGACCAGGCCAGCCTCCTCTGTAGCGAGGAGCCTGCCTCTGTGGATGGGATAGGAAGGGCTGAGGGCAACGGTCCCTCGGAGCAGTGTGGGGGTACGGAACAGAAGAGTTAG